DNA from Solenopsis invicta isolate M01_SB chromosome 4, UNIL_Sinv_3.0, whole genome shotgun sequence:
GAACATTCTCAACAAGCATTCattagtttcaaataaaaatcattcTCAAATCTGTTTTGAAAATCTGGTGAAAATGAACAGgtttattattacattgtagTAATACACATACCTTGCTTCGTAATTAATAGCCAAAAAGACCACAATAATGATAATGTATGATAATGATGACGAGATTAATGATACGGTAAATacaataagattaatataatgatattgacaataataaaaataaaaatgatttctgTAAATTAGTATTGATTATTGACAAGTGGCTGACGTAGTATCCTTTGATCAAAGATGTTAGCCACTTACCTTTCTCATTTTCACCATACTAACTAgacagaatttttcaaaaagacaCAAAAAGAaggataatattaaaaaacaatttcaattatGACAGTAAGATCAGTAAAGACAATAACAATGCAATAACGGGAACATTAAAGTAACTTTAGTGACATGATAATTCCATAGCATGCACAATAACATGacataatatgaaaaaatatttacgaaatgaTTTCTCACCTTGCATACGTTTGTAGATGTTgtgatttcattttttatattgctctGATTGTATTGTTGGTGAGGGCTGTAACTGTCATCGACGTCGCCGCTTTCAAACGCCTGCGGGAAGCTGGTCGCGCTACTGACGACGCTGGTGCCATCCTCGTGCTCGACCACGGTTGGCATTGGTGTCGCATTCTCCCAGACTTTCTTTACGGACGCGATTTTAAGGTTGAGCTCCGCGGTCGACGGTGATATCGTGCTTTGTCCACCAGCCATGTGCATGGAGCGTGCCATGCCTAAACTCTTGCTCTTATCATCCGTCAATTGCGAAAGATCGGAGTCAAAAGTAAAGTCCAATTTCATGTCGGCATTGTCTTCGTTCTTATTAAACGACAAAGGCATTTGGATAGGTTCTTGATTCTTGTCCTTGATCAAGTCGTTTGGTTTATTGGAAAATGCAACGGAGAGCGCCGGTTGTTGATGCTGTTGGACTTGGTTGCCTTCCTCTTCTATTTCCGCACGCTTCTCGGCGCGCTGTTGCTTAATGTGATTTGAAAACTTGGATTTCACCGCCAGATCGGTTGATCCGGACGTTTTGGTCGTCTttgaataatttgtattttcaaaGATTAAGGTCTGTACGGGAGGCGAAGATACATCGGATACATTCTTATCCGTTAGAGTTTCCTTCAGATTCTTCCCCGTTTTCTCTCCACTCGGTGAATTTCGTTGGCTGCTGTGTCCCGAGTTAGCCTCATTACCTTCATGGCTGTGATCATTTTGAGCTGTTAAACCTGACATTAATTGAATGTCTGTGGGGACCGCAGACGGAGAATTCGAACGCAATTGGCTTGTGAAAGGTTTGTCCCAAGCGTTAACCGTTGGCGGAGGAGCGGGACTGTTAGAGTCTTTAGCGTAATTGTTACCAGAGCTATTCAGCTTGCTCATATCGCTCACATCGGTCatttgctgctgttgctgcttcACAAGACGTTGGAACCGTGGTGCAAGTCTTGGATTTCGAGAATTTCGATTGTCGTATTGCTTCTGCGGTATGTTTGCCGGTTGTGGGATATTCTGACCAAGTAGAGGCGGTATATTCTGCACTTGTTGTAGAACCTGCTGCGATCCATTCGACTTCGATTTCGAACGATCGCGTTCACGTTCCTTCTCTTTGTCTCTTTTAATGGGTTTTACTTCCTCCTTCTGATTATGTCGggattcttttacatttttcttcgaACGCACCTCTTGGAAACCATCAGCATCTACCTTATCTTCCGCTGCAACACTTGTAGCGTCCTCGGTACAACTATTTGTTTCGATTTCCGAATCCACCAGTTTCTTATCTTTCGTCTGGGACTTCTTATTAAGGTCGTTCAGTGCTTGATTCACAAGATTTGGATCGCTCAACTTTATCTCGTCAATGCGATTAATCATGCTATCTTTATTCGATTTATTTGCGACCACGCCGCTGTTAGTCGAGCTCTGACTTCTCGACCTTCCATTCTGTATTTGCGCATTTTGCATCAGAGGCGGTATACCATCGGGGTGATTCTTTTGAGCGCTAAATCCAGCATTCTGCAGATTTCGTTTTTCTGCTCCCGGGGCTCGCGACGCCGGATTGGAAGACTTGGGATTTTTCTCACGTTGTTCTCTAGTATTTACCAATTGTTCGTTTCTACGGGAATGCACATTAGCGCCGATGGCATTTTGGCTCGCCAATTGAATGGCTCGTCCACCAAAATGCTTGTTGCGGGTATTACGAGACTCTTTGTGATCCTCTATATGCTCCTCGCTGTTCTCCGATGTAGTTTCCCAATCTTCGTTACCTACATCCGATTGCGGCTGTTTCGATACATTGCCACTGCTGCCGCGTGAACGAGCTTCGCGGTTATCCCTTCCCTGAAACGCAACAACACATTGTTGCATTATTAAAAGAGAAGTAAATATATacccatttttaataaattttgactcttacatataacaattttttttaaataaaaataaaagtataaaggtaGGAAATATAAGAATTAAGTAAATAGTAACTTTAAAACCtccatttcaataaaattgtaatataaaatatttcatattaatctcgaatttctacatttaatatattaccTATTGTCTggtattttataaatcttataataataaaataaaataaaaaaaaataaaaaaaaatgtaagtactagtaaatttttgtactttaaatATCTGTGTatagcataaaaaaaattatacataccCTCCTACTTCCACTACGAGTTCTCTTGGAACGGGATTCTTCCTTTCGCATTTGTGCTTTCTGGGATGGGACGTTGGCGACTTGATTATGGCTCGCTTCTTGCTTGTTACCGGACTGTTGAGCTTGCTGACTCGGAGACTTATTACGTCTACCCGTGATACCCGCTGTAAGGGCCTGTTGTTTTGCAATTATCTTATCGTCAGTAGACTCAACTGGCGCGGATTGCAGGAGACTCGCATCTTTCTCTGAAGTCGGAGTTGGTAAATTTTGCCGTCCGGCAATTTGTTGATGTTTCTCGTCCGTATTACGTTCCGACGAAAACGGACTTTTACTAGACGGCGGTCCGTAACCTTCCATACGACTGCCCGTGGCTGGGCTATTTCGGATACGAAAACCGCCTCTGCCGCGACGAGACGGTTCGCCTGATGGCGCGAAAGCCTCATGACTGGGCTTACCGTCATACGTTCTTTTCTCGCTGCGCGTCTGAGAGTACTCGGTACCACGCTTATCCTCTCGTCTTGACACTTCACGATTGCGCTCCTCCTTCTCAACTTTCTGAGACGGTTTTGGGGAGCGAGTCGATCGCTTATCCTCCTTTCCAGATTCAGTAGAGCCTGATATCTCGTCAGCGCTGTTCTCGGAATCGGTGTGCCCATATGAACCGCTTTTGGCGGACATCCCGGATTTGCCAGTAGGTCGTGGTCCGCCTCTTCGTCCTCTAGATTCCGGGCCACGCCAACCACGAGTGTAAACGCTGTAGGTACCTCCCCATTGACGTCCACCCCGAGCTTCCCGAATTCTAGAACTGGAGCCACTACTGCTCGTTCTGTTACGAGtactcttttctctcttctcatCCTTAGCTTGCTCTTTGCCATCCTCGGCAATgacttcttctcttttttctgAAACAGGCTTATCCAACAAGCTCTGTTTAATTTCATCGCTTTCCTTGCCATCTTTGACGGCTTCTGCTatcttctcttcctctttctcaaAAGTCGGTGATATCGCGTCAGCCCATGCTTTCGGCGAATTATCACCTCTATCGATCTGTCTGCTTTCCGGAGTACGTTCCGTTTTTCTATTCCATACATCTGTATCCTTTTTCGTGTCGGCGCCACTTTCCTTTGGCTGTTCTTTCTTCTCTTGAAGATCAGAACTACCTCTCTTCAGCTGAGTCAGACTGCGCTTCTCGTTCTTCAATTCGTCTGCTTCGATTTTCTCTTTAGTAACTGGACCAGGCGGTTGccttctatctctttctctttccctagTCTCTTCGTGGTACAAATCTCGTTTCTTCTCCTCATAATCTGACACTTCGTTTACCCAAGAACTGCAATCCCGTAATTTGTGCAATTCGTCATCGCGCAAAGATGTTTTCGATTCTCTGGAGGTGCGACTGTCACGTGAGTCGGGTCTTTGTGGACGTTCGTTGCGTTCTTCCTTCGGCGCGTCGCGACGATTTTCAAGCTGTCTGTCTTGTCCCACGTTGCGTTCTTCACGCCATTCTGGGTTCTCAGAGCGTTCCCTTTGGTCGCGTTCTCGCTCATCAAAAGAatcctaaaaaataaaaatttttcaagttaaataCAAAATCGAGATAAGCCGGTCGATATCAATATCAATGATAAAATCTATCGCACAAGAATTTGTTTCATATTCTTACCTTTGAATAATTATCGTATTCCTTCTTGTCTTTGTCACGCGTATCTCTCACATCCCGAGTATCACGGCTAGTAGAACGAGAATCTTTGACATCGCGACTGTCTCGGTTGTCACGGACATCTCGATTATCTCTCGAGTCCAAACTCTCTTTTGAATCTCGTTCTTTATCATCAAAATGTCTCTCACGTTCCCAAGAATCACGAGGATGCCTGTCATCGTACTCGTAGTCTCTGAAATTACGGCTGTACTCGTCGTAATAGCCACCTGGTTTGCGGCTATCGTATGACCGATGCGAAGAATGTCGATAACGATCTTCTCTTGGCGGCGGTGCGCCACTACGATGATCTCGAGATGGAGGTCGTTCATCGTCCAATGGTGCCGATGCGTCCGAATCGGTTCTATTACGACGTTGTGATGGCATAGGTTGCTTCATACTGCTATCTACTAATACAAGTTTCACTTAATATAATACATggtttttttgacattttattaagaagaaaataatgattaaacaaGCTTTTAAACAAGAAGAAATGTTGTGATAAAGATCATtctaatttaagataaaatcaCACTACTAAATTTTTAAccaaactaaaaaatttaatttacgagtacaaatttactaattataaaaatgtttacaccTACTACAGTTGAGCTTATCATGCTGTTCTACAttgtaaaatagtaaaaactgttaataattcttttcttaaCAATTCAATTgcaattagaataaaaaaagtgattCTTATATAAGTAATTCATAAAAACTTACTCAATGAGTTGTAATTGTGAAGCCATCTACCGGGATCGTATTGTTGAGAGAATGGAACAGACTGGGAAGCAGGTCTTTCCGCATTCGGTGAAATTCGGTTGAAATTCGCACTACTTCTCTCGGCCTGTTGCTTTTGAAACCTGGGCGGCAAATTATTCTGAAAGTGTCGGGAGAACGCCGGTTGCTCGCGATCTCTCGAGTCCCTTTGTTCACGATCGCGATCGCGTTCCCTTTCACGCTCGCTACGCACCGTGTCTTGTCGTAAAAAATTTTGCCGATCGCTCTGACGAAAATCCGTCAGTCCTTGATCTCTGCTCTCTCTTAAATTGTCACGAACATCGCGTATACATATTGTTGCATTCATTTTCTCATCTTTTCCTTCAGACGAGGTACGAGATCGTTCTCTACTTTCTCGCTCTCtattctccttctctctctcccatTCGGGTATAGGAAGAGGTACAGGTGGTACGCTAATCAAGCTCTTGGATTCGCCAGACTGCGTACGTTCCTCATCCTTATGTTTCGCCTGCTTTTCCTTCATCTTTTGCTCCAAGTCTTGCAATTTCTTAGCCGCTGCTTGTTTCGTTGATTCTTGGAAACgtttctcctcttcttccttgCGCAATCGCGCACGCTCCACAACGGATGCAACTTCAACCTTGATTCTACGACGTTCGTTCCATGTCTCATCGTCCTCAACACCTGTTTTTTGTAGCATAgataaatgcattaaaatatgACTTAAATAAATCATTCGGTTTGGATTTCTTATTCTACTCAAACTACACTTACCTCTTAAAGAGTGTACAGAGTGCAATTGCGATTGATTGGCGTAGCCACTTGCACCATTCGAGCCACGATAATCGCGATTCATAGGTTGAGTCCAAGAACGATGTGGCGGATCACGGAGCTCCTTCGAGTCTCGATTATCTCGAGATTTCTCCTTCTCCTCCGTGGCATTATCATCGCCTTTTTTCTCCTTGGCATCTTTCTTTTCGTCACTTTTCGATTGTTCTGATTCACCTTCGTCGTCGCTAAAGGCCAATTTTTGGTTATAATCAATATCATCGTGCGCAGCCCATCCTGCGTCACGGGAAATATCATCCATACGAGTAAGATCTTCCTCCTTGATAATGGGTCTAGTCAGAATTTCTTCTTCAGCTACGCGCTCACGTTGAGGAGGTGGGAATCGATCCAAGGGATGATTAAATCTAGGTCGGGGGCTGTTGGGTCCAGCATTTGGTGCAAATTGCGAAGAAAATCCACCAGGAAAATTTGATCTATACatctaaaaaaacaatatattttattaagcaaGTTAAAAAAAGACCTACGCAAGTTcagactttcaaaatttttatgataaacttACAAATGGCGGGATAAGTCCCCGATAATGATGCAGATTTGGCCCAACCTGATGAGAACCGGAAGAAGGTGCAGGACCTTGATTGTTTACGGAATTATGCTGGCCTCCCGGGCCCGCGCCCATGTTGGGCGATTGGCCCAAGTTCTGCCGCCCTCCACCGGGTCCCTCCTGGGTATGCCCtcctgaaacaggtatatttaaAGGGAGGGCCTGGCCCGCCGGAGTATTCCCATTTCCGGGACCAGCTGATGTTACTGGTACTGCGCCACCTGCCGTACGACTTCCGCCTTGAATCCAACTTCCTTCGGCTGCAAAGATCAAGTCGCAAATGACTAGTCTATATACTTTCAAACCAAACAATTTTACGATGATTAAGATGAAACAAACTTACTCTGTGGACGCAAGCTCGGCCCTGGACCATATTGCGCATTTAACTCTCGATTCAATTGCTGTTGGTTTCCCGGCGCTCCACctacataatttattcattgtattagaaataaaaatagataacatATAAGATACATTATAAATTCCGATGCCTATAATACGTAATATCAACTGACAAAGACAggataaatatttagtaagtgATAAACAAGATACATGCTCGCACACGATTATTTCGCAGATTGTGCGTAAGACTTtctcacatatatatatatataacaacgTGCTTTACGGAGGTAGTGTCGTGAATGTAACAAAAActaaataacagaaataaagcataaataaagataaagtgcgcgattattaataaaacaaattaatatctaattttattctACAATAAACGTAAGAAatcacgtaaaaaaaattacacgaatCGATAAAACATGTAATTTCATCTCAAATTACATGaagcatataattattttaattaaaatacatacagatgtaaatacatttgtgtatttaaaattatatattatataacaactACATTTCCCATAAAATAATACTTCTactgtaaatttatatatttttccataaacattgtatatattgtaacattaaaataattagaaaattttattctgcaacatataaaattatattataacatgTATGCATTTGAGATcgatcaaataataataaaaaaaatatttcaaatttcttttccATATTAAATACATTCCATCCAcataaatcttaataaattataataattttgttacaatcaTACATGCTTAATAATGTTTGGTGATAATGTTGTTCAAACCATTTTTTTCGCATATAAACGCATATTAACTTATTCAAGGGTATTAAGTAATATAAGTATTTTACTTAATagaatatcaaaaaataatgtatttcatggtgcattttaaaaaatatgaagaaattcAAATAAAGTAACCCAAACTAATTTAGAaagattaattgaatttaagaAGACAAAGAATACGTCTCTTAACATTATGTACTAATCTCGATTTTtcatacgtatacatatacatacatacatacatacatacatacgtgtgtgtgtgtgtgtgtgtgtgtaaatttgATCTTAAAAATGGtacaaaaaagagagaaatgatGTGTAAGTCTGTCGGTACATATTGTGGTGTCATCTAATTTTCTACGAACGTATATAATAATGCagattaacatttataatcaaGTCAATCTTATACACTATaccaaaaattataatgtaatgaatgtgtattttgaatattttttaactaatacaAAGccataaattaagttttactaCTGATAATGTCAAGTATATATTAACTATTCcacaaaaacaattacttgacaatttttttagataaaaagggtttcataaaaactttaatttttagaatacatTACTAGTTAACAAATATCTTTAAAgggtaatatttattatatatatattttttatatataattttgaaatttcttttgTGGAATAGcatgtaacataaaaataatcgtgcgtaaaataaattcaaaatttattaatataacactttatgtaataaataataatgaacacATTTGCCATATAAAATTTACCATATCATTATTGAAaactttaagaaataatataattacagttaattgcatttgatataaaaaatgtttatttaactttaaaatatattttagtaactaattttttttatatgttaacatATACAAGggtatttctatataaataaaaaaaaataaaataaaaaaaattgatcataGCAGAGtttcataataacaaaattaaaactaatcaatgataaaaaaaatattaatgactaGATAAATCTTTAGTTTCACATAGCTTCCactgtatacataattaaatcaaattaattttatcattttaacatGTTTTATCATCGCTATATTTTTTAAGACATATGCAAATGAGTAGTCTTCATGAAATAtccaatgtataaataaattactactTCTTAAAGCACAGACCCATTATTGGCCTTTAGAGTTAAGAATCCGCATGCAGCGCATTCTTGTACATCTCTGCTGCAGTTTTCATCATCAAAGGATTTATTTACATCTATGCAGTTTCCATCTTGCTCATGATCgagtaaattttaatcaaaatgcaACCTTAAACAAAAAACTATCATGGGGAGAAGCACAGAAAGGCACTACTGACAAAAGGATAAAAAAGTTGAATCTAGCAGCAACAGGCAAGTAGTACCCCACCTGAATGGTTGTGGGAATACGGCTGTTGCTGTAGTAACGAGTGTTGGACTGCGACTGAGATTGCATTGGATGTTGTTGAGGACTGTTGAGTCTGGCTCTGAGTGGAGACGGAGGCGGACGGCTGTCCACTGAGACTGGGAAACTCGTGTTGGAACTGCGGGGACTGGTGGGCGAGGAAACTCAGTCCAAGGGCACCTCTTCCCCCTTTCGCGCCCCCCACGAGCCCCGCGTAACCAACCACTGCTGCCACAATGGGCGTAcctatcaattaatttgcacCACCCAAACGACACCACTCCGTTCATACTTTACTCATGCCCAATGTCCAGAAATGGATGTTAAAAGGATATATCGCAAATATCAGCTAAACAAGAATGATTACTGTCACATTTTATATCGCGATATATCGTTATCTCAGAGTTTATCAAGCCCTTTATCAATCCAACTCTGGACATCTATTTAACGTTTCATGATGTAGTTACGTGCGTTTATATTCCAAtagattgttttaaataaatattatatgcgGCATCAGTACAATAATATCacacaattatatattaatatatatgttgaatttataatatcatgTAATTAGTATAATGTACCAATTACATTGATTCTCAATCCTATTTGCTATTGATCAgcatatgtaaataataatttatacataaccAATAAccacaaaatatatatacaatcaATTTTGCACAAGTCGCCTCTGTCTACGGTTTTGTACACTCTCTTCTCGTAAGGGGAGACGACTGTAAATACCTCATgtggaaaaatgtttttttgcttTGTAGTTGTGATTGATTAGATATCATTAGAAGTTTTTAgtcataaaagaattaaaaaaaaggagtcCTTTCaaattcccttttttttttttcatattacttTAATAAGCATACATGCCTGCTTTTAGATAAACGAGTTTAAGAGTATATTATGAAAtggaaaaatgtacaaaataagaaaagtaaataacttaaaaccttaacattttaatgttaatcGATATTATGCATACATGCTTTCTACATACCGTCTCCTGTTCTGCTCATAATCGCACTCCATGATGATTTGTTGTTTGCCTGATCCAAAAAAGGAGCTTGTGACACATTTTGTTGTGTCGGCAGTAAAGAATGTAGGGATGTTGAAACAGTGGTCCCTGCTGCGCATTGTGCTGTTGAAGAGACAGTCTGCAAAGAGATATCAATTTTAATAGCCTATCTTTGcttatacataatatgtataaacaCAGTTCTGATTATTCTACTTGTTATtaaaaacaagtaaatatttaaaataagctaAAGACAAGCAAATTTAGaacgttaaataataaatttaaaataaagagctgatttattttaataatcatattacAAAGTTCGACTAGAGTTTCAGCTGTACTTAACCTTTATTAATcacaattatatcaaaataatctAACTAGAATTGTAAGTTTACATGGTTAATTTgctgttaattaattaaataaaagcatTGACtcaatcaaaataacattaatattattatacctattttaatattattaaataatattattaaatatgttataattaaacttatttttttttgctgaaagagaaaattattttaatttgtataaacataataatggTCTTTTTTAGCAccatttgtacattttttttattaaaaagacagAGGCAAAACTATGGATGCTTTGTGTAATCATAAAAAGTAATTTCTGCTAAATTAAATGGCATCCATAAGAGAAAACTGATAAAAGAATACTGTgagaaaacaataaattttttagtgaCTTCTATAAAGCAATTGAGTAATTCCTAGCTTTGTGAACAGTGAGGTGcttaaatagatcttttttgGTGTAGAAACTCCAGCAATTTAACCAATCGTGTATTGCCATCAGCTTAATGAGTTTGTCAAATTGGCTAAAATTGCAGTGACCTTTGCATTAATTACACCAAAAAAGTAACTCATTTATGCACCTCATTGTAATTATCATCCATAAATCAACCTTGATTTGTCTTCTATCCTCAGTCTatgctttaattttataagaaattgatTGGAGAGTTGAAAGTTTGAAGGAAAAGGAGCGaggtaaatttgtaattttgagATCAATAAACTCTTTCATCTTATTATTCTGATCTCTTTTGTcttattatctttatcttatcctaaaagaaataattaaattataacttaCAGTAGTGTTATCTAATGAAGTTGCTACTGTGGTGGTAGTAGTAGTGGTCGATGATGTTGAATCCTTAGTAGTAGCCCAACCACTTCCTCCACTTGGCACAAGACTGACAGCCGGGTCACTGCTGCTAGTTTCGCTTTTTAAACTGGGCAAATTAGCTGGAGGACGCCGTGCCGAAGGCACCTTTCCAAGACTTTGCATTCCATGTTTGCGCggtaatgtatttttttgttgatgCGGCTCCAAACATTCACCCTAAACAGAAATTATGGGTGAAAATATTTAGCTAATTTGCTCTGTAGATGAGAGCTTTTTTGAACAATGtcacaagtaaaaaaaaacttagcacaatcatttaatataaaaaaaattttaagctccattttatattcataattatatattaatattaacatataaaatgtttgtaaaattaaaagtatttaaaatctcATCTAATTGAGTTAAGAGACACTTGTGAACAAAGGCATCTCACAGAGAactaataagaaaaagtaataaaatgttgGCCAACTCACCCTACTCACCCGGTACAAGCTATTGATATCTAATGATTGAAACTTGGATTTTCCTTTCTCCCCCTTCGACACAATCCCTGACAGAGTAGACATGCTGTCTGCACGCAACCATTTAGTACCAATCAGACCCAAAGAACGAACCCTTTGTCTGCAAGGACAAAGTTATCTAAAATAATCTTTCTCTATTatcctattattattattaataatgacaaTTGGAATAAGAAAATCTAGACAAAacatattaattcaaataaacaCAAGAATTTCAACACACTAATGACATTTTGAAAGCCTTCCTTAAATTACGTAAAATGTATCCTTACAATTCAAGCGGGTGAAATCAGCATTAtgcttaataataaagaatttaactGTTATAAAAGCTCTTAATAAACGTGCCCGCTCTATAATGTTCgctcaataaaaatatataatcaagcTAAAACGTAAATCGCGATACATTATAGCGTACCGCGATATCACGCAACACAACTATCGTTGTGATActcttaataattttactcCAAACGCTGCACAAAATCAATTTCCTCTAACGCGGCAATGTGGCAGCACTAATACCATCACGATCCGTCTCGATAATGCGCGAAAGTAGCGTGGAGGAGTTTCTAAAAGCGCATAAATGTCGAGGGA
Protein-coding regions in this window:
- the LOC105195590 gene encoding protein PRRC2C isoform X6, with protein sequence MSTLSGIVSKGEKGKSKFQSLDINSLYRVSRGECLEPHQQKNTLPRKHGMQSLGKVPSARRPPANLPSLKSETSSSDPAVSLVPSGGSGWATTKDSTSSTTTTTTTVATSLDNTTTVSSTAQCAAGTTVSTSLHSLLPTQQNVSQAPFLDQANNKSSWSAIMSRTGDVVGYAGLVGGAKGGRGALGLSFLAHQSPQFQHEFPSLSGQPSASVSTQSQTQQSSTTSNAISVAVQHSLLQQQPYSHNHSGGAPGNQQQLNRELNAQYGPGPSLRPQTEGSWIQGGSRTAGGAVPVTSAGPGNGNTPAGQALPLNIPVSGGHTQEGPGGGRQNLGQSPNMGAGPGGQHNSVNNQGPAPSSGSHQVGPNLHHYRGLIPPFMYRSNFPGGFSSQFAPNAGPNSPRPRFNHPLDRFPPPQRERVAEEEILTRPIIKEEDLTRMDDISRDAGWAAHDDIDYNQKLAFSDDEGESEQSKSDEKKDAKEKKGDDNATEEKEKSRDNRDSKELRDPPHRSWTQPMNRDYRGSNGASGYANQSQLHSVHSLRGVEDDETWNERRRIKVEVASVVERARLRKEEEEKRFQESTKQAAAKKLQDLEQKMKEKQAKHKDEERTQSGESKSLISVPPVPLPIPEWEREKENRERESRERSRTSSEGKDEKMNATICIRDVRDNLRESRDQGLTDFRQSDRQNFLRQDTVRSERERERDRDREQRDSRDREQPAFSRHFQNNLPPRFQKQQAERSSANFNRISPNAERPASQSVPFSQQYDPGRWLHNYNSLIDSSMKQPMPSQRRNRTDSDASAPLDDERPPSRDHRSGAPPPREDRYRHSSHRSYDSRKPGGYYDEYSRNFRDYEYDDRHPRDSWERERHFDDKERDSKESLDSRDNRDVRDNRDSRDVKDSRSTSRDTRDVRDTRDKDKKEYDNYSKDSFDERERDQRERSENPEWREERNVGQDRQLENRRDAPKEERNERPQRPDSRDSRTSRESKTSLRDDELHKLRDCSSWVNEVSDYEEKKRDLYHEETRERERDRRQPPGPVTKEKIEADELKNEKRSLTQLKRGSSDLQEKKEQPKESGADTKKDTDVWNRKTERTPESRQIDRGDNSPKAWADAISPTFEKEEEKIAEAVKDGKESDEIKQSLLDKPVSEKREEVIAEDGKEQAKDEKREKSTRNRTSSSGSSSRIREARGGRQWGGTYSVYTRGWRGPESRGRRGGPRPTGKSGMSAKSGSYGHTDSENSADEISGSTESGKEDKRSTRSPKPSQKVEKEERNREVSRREDKRGTEYSQTRSEKRTYDGKPSHEAFAPSGEPSRRGRGGFRIRNSPATGSRMEGYGPPSSKSPFSSERNTDEKHQQIAGRQNLPTPTSEKDASLLQSAPVESTDDKIIAKQQALTAGITGRRNKSPSQQAQQSGNKQEASHNQVANVPSQKAQMRKEESRSKRTRSGSRRGRDNREARSRGSSGNVSKQPQSDVGNEDWETTSENSEEHIEDHKESRNTRNKHFGGRAIQLASQNAIGANVHSRRNEQLVNTREQREKNPKSSNPASRAPGAEKRNLQNAGFSAQKNHPDGIPPLMQNAQIQNGRSRSQSSTNSGVVANKSNKDSMINRIDEIKLSDPNLVNQALNDLNKKSQTKDKKLVDSEIETNSCTEDATSVAAEDKVDADGFQEVRSKKNVKESRHNQKEEVKPIKRDKEKERERDRSKSKSNGSQQVLQQVQNIPPLLGQNIPQPANIPQKQYDNRNSRNPRLAPRFQRLVKQQQQQMTDVSDMSKLNSSGNNYAKDSNSPAPPPTVNAWDKPFTSQLRSNSPSAVPTDIQLMSGLTAQNDHSHEGNEANSGHSSQRNSPSGEKTGKNLKETLTDKNVSDVSSPPVQTLIFENTNYSKTTKTSGSTDLAVKSKFSNHIKQQRAEKRAEIEEEGNQVQQHQQPALSVAFSNKPNDLIKDKNQEPIQMPLSFNKNEDNADMKLDFTFDSDLSQLTDDKSKSLGMARSMHMAGGQSTISPSTAELNLKIASVKKVWENATPMPTVVEHEDGTSVVSSATSFPQAFESGDVDDSYSPHQQYNQSNIKNEITTSTNVCKLVPPQVKPQQQSSGSSGTQPGSTVPGPSPIGAGQSPIGHPPVSLQGPLSPPPFNSTGQPSHINYQEFPQYPGSQAAQYGGMSAIPSPPAVLFNTGSGQLPAQAGGLYGAFQLDQSRSPFTQYAPYAPSLQSSFSQQNVYLQQPPPPPPHAPNAPTPEMYQNNLSQYRITAAAGPPFGQNQQLSNNPNTVLISSSSNSLMSASVKPSSQPIGAIGTKAPHFQTPSAPQPNQLAYIPYDPNQVLGVSGSYMSNSQLVQRPGPNVQASNSYYSATSADVFPGSQTGFYQSGGATQQTGTHYGLQGFGQHSQSLATGSATPVGLQNYGPSFLSSSGLQIAAAAQQFRNPTGGLPGPGNAAPTFLSKHQPQEQPRQLKSPSGNQQDVLASVFSSTPQIPSPKSRNCKQQSSSQQPQPSPTQHHKYQQYQGVSQSALVSSYNNYVLQQNVRGMGMPPRAGIQPSQQRYPPPIQRPVVPFTGPNPNNPTQQQPACMPTQQQQQAQINRHRPNLHQQQQQQRNMKMQQQYYSSQGNVKMDSNDKSDNHNDKMNDGPSGTQSGSNKPNVNQQDSDNNKEEVNQQNE